Proteins encoded within one genomic window of Alcanivorax sp. REN37:
- a CDS encoding DUF3617 domain-containing protein, whose amino-acid sequence MKHLLAPLLLTSVLAAPAFADDRLPHTPRAGLWEATVDMSVDGVPFDPLEALRGAREQLLQYLPPEQQAALSAALGEQGQAPRVCLTKDNVANANTVEYWLEEFESEMDGCTFTSAGRNGATLKVTGQCDGQSGFKGQLDGTLNMPDDRSVNTVLQGKGEVRLEALGMPGASSGLRQYRIAVNSRFVQQDCAGVPALN is encoded by the coding sequence ATGAAGCACCTGCTCGCCCCCCTGCTGCTGACCAGCGTCCTCGCAGCGCCAGCTTTCGCCGACGACCGCCTGCCGCACACGCCCCGCGCCGGACTCTGGGAAGCGACGGTGGACATGAGTGTCGATGGCGTGCCGTTCGATCCGCTGGAAGCGCTGCGCGGTGCCCGTGAGCAGCTGCTGCAATACCTGCCTCCGGAACAGCAAGCTGCCCTGTCCGCCGCACTTGGCGAGCAGGGCCAAGCGCCGCGCGTGTGTCTGACCAAGGACAACGTTGCCAACGCCAACACGGTGGAATACTGGCTGGAAGAATTCGAATCGGAAATGGACGGCTGCACCTTCACCTCCGCCGGGCGCAACGGCGCCACGCTCAAGGTCACCGGTCAGTGTGATGGCCAGAGCGGCTTTAAAGGCCAGCTCGACGGGACCCTGAACATGCCCGACGACCGCTCGGTGAACACCGTGCTGCAAGGCAAGGGCGAAGTGCGTTTGGAAGCGCTGGGCATGCCGGGCGCCTCCAGCGGTCTGCGTCAGTACCGCATCGCGGTGAATTCTCGCTTCGTGCAGCAGGACTGTGCCGGCGTGCCGGCGCTCAACTGA
- a CDS encoding Na+/H+ antiporter subunit E: MIKRWLPFPLMSAFLLVMWLLLNDSFSVGQILLGALLAWGIPAATRRMQPVRARKVRRLGVALKLACVVTHDIVQSCIQVTGVIWGRREKRCRSGFMTLPLELRSPHGLAVLSCIISSTPGTAWVELSEDRRLLMIHVLDLDDEDAWATLIKTRYERPLMEIFE; the protein is encoded by the coding sequence ATGATCAAGCGTTGGTTGCCGTTCCCGTTGATGTCGGCGTTCCTGCTGGTGATGTGGTTGCTGCTCAATGACAGCTTCTCGGTGGGCCAGATTCTGCTCGGCGCGCTGCTGGCGTGGGGCATTCCCGCCGCTACTCGCCGCATGCAACCGGTGCGGGCGCGCAAGGTGCGTCGCCTCGGCGTGGCGCTGAAACTGGCCTGCGTGGTGACCCATGACATCGTGCAGTCCTGCATTCAGGTCACCGGGGTGATCTGGGGTCGCCGCGAAAAACGCTGCCGTTCCGGCTTCATGACGCTACCGCTGGAGCTGCGTTCGCCGCACGGATTGGCGGTGTTGAGCTGCATCATCAGCTCCACCCCTGGTACCGCTTGGGTAGAGCTGAGCGAGGATCGCCGCCTGCTGATGATCCATGTGCTCGACCTGGACGACGAAGACGCCTGGGCGACCCTGATCAAGACCCGCTACGAGCGGCCATTGATGGAGATCTTCGAATGA
- a CDS encoding monovalent cation/H+ antiporter subunit D: protein MNLLDHLIMAPILIPLLAGALLVGIEEQWRRRKVSIALGAALLSWLSAMVLLWQADQMPGGVPAMTYLVGNWKVPFGIALVVDRLSALMLVLAGGIFSAALLYSVARWDRVGVHFYALSLFLIAGVNGAFLTHDLFNLFVFFEVMLAASYGLLLHGSGKRRVRHGLRYVAMNLAASSVFLIGVALLYAATGSLNMSDVASKVGQMSATDRHLLETGAAILAVAFLLKAAVWPLNLWLPGSYGAATPPVAAMFAIMTKVGLYVVMRLWLLMFSDEAGVSAGFGGNALLWIGLATLAVATFGLLSAADFRRFAGFSVVASSGTLLAGLALRTEVATTATLYYMLASTLAIGAFFLLIELLERIRDFGANLLAVTQEAFEAEGMVLPEGEDVGVVIPAAFAFLGLNFILCALVLSGLPPLASFVGKFALMAAMLETPDVGQWVFLTLLIVSGLAAVVALMRLGIRLFWVPAHLRRPRLRVIEAAPVAALLVACLGLTVAAGPVGSYLARTAAGLYQVDDLMQSVVGQQPWRGEQP from the coding sequence ATGAACCTCCTCGATCATCTGATCATGGCGCCGATCCTGATTCCGCTGTTAGCCGGTGCGTTGCTGGTGGGCATCGAAGAGCAGTGGCGGCGCCGGAAAGTCAGCATCGCGCTGGGCGCGGCGCTGCTGTCCTGGCTGTCGGCGATGGTGCTGCTGTGGCAGGCGGATCAAATGCCCGGTGGGGTGCCGGCGATGACCTATTTGGTCGGCAACTGGAAGGTGCCGTTCGGCATTGCGCTGGTGGTGGACCGGTTGTCGGCGCTGATGCTGGTGCTGGCCGGCGGTATTTTTTCGGCGGCGTTGCTGTATTCGGTGGCGCGCTGGGATCGGGTCGGGGTGCACTTTTATGCGCTGAGCTTGTTCTTGATCGCCGGCGTTAACGGCGCTTTCCTCACCCATGACCTGTTCAACCTGTTCGTGTTCTTCGAGGTGATGCTGGCGGCCTCCTATGGCCTGCTGCTGCACGGTTCCGGCAAGCGCCGGGTGCGCCACGGGCTGCGCTACGTAGCGATGAACCTGGCAGCATCGTCGGTGTTCCTGATCGGCGTGGCGCTGCTGTATGCCGCCACTGGGTCGCTGAATATGTCTGATGTGGCCAGCAAAGTCGGCCAGATGAGCGCCACTGATCGCCATCTGCTGGAAACCGGCGCCGCCATTTTGGCAGTGGCCTTCCTGCTCAAGGCGGCGGTGTGGCCGCTGAACCTGTGGTTGCCGGGCAGTTACGGCGCTGCCACGCCGCCAGTGGCGGCGATGTTCGCGATCATGACCAAGGTCGGGCTGTATGTGGTGATGCGGCTGTGGTTGCTGATGTTTTCTGATGAGGCCGGGGTGTCGGCCGGTTTCGGCGGCAACGCCTTACTGTGGATCGGTCTGGCGACGCTGGCGGTGGCGACGTTCGGGCTGCTGTCGGCGGCGGATTTTCGTCGCTTTGCCGGCTTTAGCGTGGTGGCATCGTCGGGCACGTTGCTGGCCGGGTTGGCGCTGCGTACCGAAGTGGCCACCACCGCCACGCTGTACTACATGCTGGCGTCGACGTTGGCGATCGGCGCCTTCTTCCTGTTGATCGAATTGCTGGAACGGATCCGTGATTTCGGCGCCAACCTGCTGGCGGTGACCCAGGAGGCGTTCGAGGCGGAAGGCATGGTGCTGCCGGAAGGTGAGGATGTAGGCGTAGTGATTCCGGCGGCGTTCGCCTTCCTCGGCCTGAACTTCATTCTCTGCGCGCTGGTGCTGTCCGGACTGCCACCACTGGCCAGTTTTGTCGGCAAGTTTGCGCTGATGGCCGCCATGCTGGAAACGCCTGATGTGGGTCAGTGGGTGTTCCTGACGCTGCTGATTGTCTCTGGTTTGGCAGCGGTGGTGGCGTTGATGCGGCTCGGCATCCGTTTGTTCTGGGTACCCGCCCACCTGCGCCGACCGCGGCTGCGGGTGATTGAAGCCGCGCCGGTGGCGGCCCTGCTGGTGGCCTGTCTCGGCCTGACGGTGGCGGCCGGTCCGGTGGGCAGCTACCTGGCACGCACTGCTGCCGGTCTTTATCAGGTCGACGACCTGATGCAATCGGTGGTTGGGCAGCAGCCATGGCGGGGAGAGCAGCCATGA
- a CDS encoding monovalent cation/H+ antiporter subunit A: protein MSLILIVLLPFLGSLVAACLPTNARNFEAWWAGLVALGCLALNISLYPAMADAEGPLRAVVSWWPEIGLELIFRMDGLAWLFSTLVSGIAVLVVVYARYYLDPADPVARFFSFLLAFMGAMLGVVLSGNLIQLALFWELTSLTSFMLIAYWYHRADARRGARMSFTVTATGGLCLLVGLVMLGRMAGSYDLDVVLARGDLIKAHDWYLPTLVLVALGALTKSAQFPFHFWLPRAMAAPTPVSAFLHSATMVKAGVFLLMRLWPVLAGTEEWVWLIGGAGLITLLLGAFLAIFQQDLKGLLAYSTISHLGLITLLLGMGSPLGLVAAVFHTLNHATFKASLFMSAGIIDHETGTRDLRVLGGLRQLMPVTATLAMVAAAAMAGVPLLNGFLSKEMFFAETVDWASHWPLPLAATLAGLFSVTYSLRFIVEVFFRKRHPELPKTPHEPPYWMRFPVELLVLMCLLVGMLPAFTVGPFLHHAVTAVLGSQAPTYSLSLWHGINPALVMSCVALVGGVLLYTAMELRRPLGQRPHEPLLHRFDGQRLFEQILWGLTSLAGRLSGRLSRAGLQAQLRALVIVVLIAAVLPSLRGLVEVREPSAPIDPLFAVLWLIGAICALATAWMAKYHRLAALALLGGTGLVVCMTFMWFSAPDLALTQLVVEVVTTVLILLGLRWLPRRLPPSVFGLRPSLRDRLRRGRDLIIALVAGSGMALLAYLVLVRPDPESIARFFLERALPEGGGTNVVNVILVDFRGFDTFGEITVLGIVALTVYALLRRFRPAQESLLLPQQANDPPDLTPEEMAEHGPLLVPGLFMRALMPVLMVVAVYLLMRGHNLPGGGFVAGLTMSVAIILQYMVGGTRWVEANLPIRPHRWVRTGLLLAGVTGLGSWVLGYPFLTSYSPHPVLPILGEVPLPSAFWFDLGVFSLVVGATVLMLIALGHQSVRGHRGVIKQQQVEQQSEQRGAIRWN, encoded by the coding sequence ATGTCGTTGATCCTGATCGTATTGCTGCCTTTTTTGGGCAGTCTGGTGGCCGCCTGCCTGCCGACCAACGCGCGTAACTTCGAAGCGTGGTGGGCGGGCTTGGTGGCGCTTGGCTGCCTCGCGCTGAATATCTCCTTGTACCCGGCCATGGCCGATGCCGAGGGACCGCTGCGCGCGGTGGTGTCGTGGTGGCCGGAGATCGGGCTGGAGCTGATCTTCCGCATGGACGGCCTGGCCTGGCTGTTCTCGACGCTGGTATCAGGTATCGCGGTGCTGGTGGTGGTGTATGCCCGCTACTACCTTGATCCAGCCGATCCGGTGGCGCGTTTCTTCTCGTTCTTGCTGGCGTTCATGGGCGCCATGCTCGGCGTGGTGTTGTCCGGCAACCTGATTCAGCTGGCGCTGTTTTGGGAGCTGACCAGCCTCACCTCGTTCATGTTGATTGCCTACTGGTACCACCGCGCGGATGCGCGCCGTGGTGCACGCATGTCATTCACAGTGACGGCCACCGGTGGCTTGTGTCTGCTGGTGGGGCTGGTAATGCTCGGTCGCATGGCCGGCAGCTACGATTTGGATGTGGTGCTGGCGCGCGGTGATCTGATCAAGGCGCACGATTGGTATCTGCCGACCTTGGTGCTGGTGGCCTTGGGAGCGCTGACCAAGAGCGCGCAGTTCCCGTTCCACTTCTGGCTGCCACGGGCGATGGCGGCGCCGACCCCGGTGTCGGCATTCCTGCACTCGGCGACCATGGTGAAAGCTGGCGTGTTCCTGCTGATGCGGCTGTGGCCGGTGTTGGCCGGCACCGAGGAATGGGTGTGGCTGATCGGCGGTGCGGGTTTGATCACGCTGTTGCTTGGTGCCTTCCTCGCGATTTTCCAGCAGGACCTGAAAGGGCTGCTGGCGTACTCGACCATTTCTCACCTCGGCTTGATTACTTTGCTGCTCGGCATGGGCAGTCCGCTGGGGTTGGTGGCGGCGGTGTTCCATACCCTCAACCACGCCACCTTCAAGGCGTCGCTGTTCATGTCGGCAGGCATCATCGACCACGAAACCGGCACCCGTGACCTGCGTGTGCTCGGCGGCCTGCGTCAACTGATGCCGGTCACCGCCACGTTGGCGATGGTGGCGGCGGCGGCGATGGCGGGGGTGCCGCTGTTGAACGGTTTCCTGTCAAAAGAAATGTTCTTCGCCGAAACCGTGGATTGGGCCAGCCACTGGCCACTGCCGCTGGCGGCGACACTGGCCGGTTTGTTCAGCGTGACCTATTCGCTGCGCTTCATCGTCGAAGTGTTCTTCCGCAAGCGGCACCCGGAGCTGCCCAAAACGCCCCACGAGCCGCCCTACTGGATGCGCTTCCCGGTCGAGCTGCTGGTGCTGATGTGCTTGCTGGTGGGTATGCTGCCGGCCTTCACCGTCGGCCCGTTCCTGCACCACGCGGTGACGGCGGTGCTCGGCAGCCAAGCGCCGACCTACAGCCTGTCGCTGTGGCACGGCATCAACCCCGCGCTGGTCATGAGTTGTGTAGCCTTGGTCGGCGGTGTGCTGCTGTACACCGCCATGGAACTGCGTCGGCCACTGGGGCAGCGGCCCCACGAGCCGCTGCTGCATCGCTTCGATGGCCAGCGCTTGTTTGAACAGATCCTGTGGGGGCTGACCAGCTTGGCCGGGCGCCTCAGTGGCCGCCTCAGCCGTGCTGGCCTGCAGGCGCAGTTGCGGGCATTGGTGATCGTGGTGCTGATCGCGGCGGTGTTGCCGTCGCTGCGCGGATTGGTGGAAGTGCGTGAGCCCTCGGCGCCAATCGATCCTCTGTTTGCAGTGCTGTGGCTGATCGGCGCCATCTGTGCGCTGGCCACCGCCTGGATGGCCAAGTACCACCGGCTGGCGGCGTTGGCGCTGCTGGGCGGCACAGGGCTGGTGGTGTGCATGACCTTCATGTGGTTCTCGGCGCCGGACCTGGCGCTGACGCAGTTGGTGGTGGAGGTGGTGACCACGGTGCTGATTCTGCTTGGCCTGCGCTGGCTGCCACGGCGCTTGCCGCCGTCGGTATTCGGTTTGCGGCCATCGCTGCGTGACCGCTTGCGGCGCGGGCGGGATCTGATCATTGCACTGGTAGCCGGTAGCGGCATGGCGCTGCTCGCCTATTTGGTATTGGTGCGCCCGGACCCGGAAAGCATCGCCCGCTTCTTCTTGGAACGCGCGTTACCGGAAGGCGGCGGCACCAACGTGGTCAACGTGATTCTGGTGGATTTCCGCGGTTTCGATACCTTCGGCGAAATCACCGTGCTGGGCATTGTGGCGCTCACCGTCTATGCGCTGCTGCGCCGTTTCCGCCCGGCCCAAGAAAGCCTACTGCTGCCGCAGCAAGCCAATGATCCGCCGGACCTGACTCCAGAAGAAATGGCCGAGCACGGCCCGTTGCTGGTGCCGGGGCTGTTCATGCGGGCGCTGATGCCGGTGTTGATGGTGGTGGCGGTGTACCTGCTGATGCGCGGCCACAACCTGCCCGGTGGCGGCTTTGTGGCCGGCTTGACCATGTCGGTGGCGATCATCCTGCAATACATGGTCGGTGGCACCCGCTGGGTAGAAGCCAACCTGCCGATCCGCCCGCACCGCTGGGTACGTACTGGATTGCTGCTGGCCGGTGTCACGGGCCTCGGTTCTTGGGTACTGGGTTACCCGTTCCTGACCAGTTACTCGCCGCATCCGGTGCTGCCGATCCTCGGAGAAGTGCCGTTGCCCAGTGCGTTCTGGTTCGACCTTGGTGTGTTCTCGCTGGTGGTTGGCGCCACCGTATTGATGCTGATCGCGCTCGGTCACCAGTCGGTGCGTGGCCACCGTGGCGTGATCAAGCAGCAGCAAGTGGAACAGCAAAGTGAGCAGCGGGGGGCGATCCGATGGAACTGA
- a CDS encoding K+/H+ antiporter subunit F, protein MTVSLMPVWYLVNACLAIAMLCSLWRLLRGPTAQDRVTALDTLYLGAMLLVLLQGMQAGTRVYFDIALLMALLGFVGSVAMAKFLLRGEVIE, encoded by the coding sequence ATGACCGTGTCGCTGATGCCAGTGTGGTATCTGGTCAATGCCTGTCTAGCGATCGCCATGCTGTGTTCGCTGTGGCGCCTGCTGCGCGGCCCCACCGCTCAGGACCGGGTGACGGCGCTGGATACACTTTATTTGGGCGCGATGCTGCTGGTGTTGCTGCAAGGCATGCAGGCCGGCACTCGGGTCTACTTTGATATCGCACTGCTGATGGCGCTGTTGGGGTTTGTCGGCTCGGTGGCGATGGCCAAATTCCTGCTGCGTGGCGAGGTGATCGAATGA
- the dapB gene encoding 4-hydroxy-tetrahydrodipicolinate reductase yields MKVGILGAAGRMGRTLIEAVHAQDGLTLAAAVDAPGSSLVGADAGEMAGIGRCGVTVVDDIGAVTAAVDVFIDFTLPEATMHHLQACRERGTPLVIGTTGLTDEQKAALQAASADIAVVFAANYSVGVTLCLKLLDTAARVLGDEVDIEIIEAHHRHKIDAPSGTALAMGEVVADALGRDLKTCAVYGREGRTGARERQTIGFETIRAGDIVGEHTVMFAADGERVEITHKATSRMNFARGAVRAAGWVAGRGPGVYDMMDVLALRD; encoded by the coding sequence ATGAAAGTAGGTATCTTGGGCGCCGCCGGCCGCATGGGCCGCACCCTGATCGAGGCGGTGCACGCCCAGGACGGTCTGACCCTGGCTGCAGCCGTGGACGCCCCGGGCAGTTCTTTGGTCGGCGCGGACGCCGGCGAGATGGCCGGCATTGGCCGTTGCGGTGTGACCGTGGTGGACGACATCGGTGCGGTGACTGCTGCGGTGGACGTGTTCATCGACTTCACCCTGCCGGAAGCCACCATGCATCACCTGCAAGCCTGCCGTGAGCGCGGCACGCCGCTGGTGATCGGCACCACCGGCCTGACCGATGAGCAAAAAGCCGCGTTGCAGGCCGCCAGTGCCGACATCGCCGTTGTGTTCGCGGCCAACTATTCGGTGGGCGTGACGCTGTGCCTGAAGTTGCTCGACACCGCCGCCCGGGTGTTGGGCGACGAGGTCGACATTGAGATCATCGAAGCGCATCACCGTCATAAGATCGACGCCCCGTCCGGCACCGCGCTGGCGATGGGAGAAGTGGTTGCTGACGCGCTCGGCCGTGACCTGAAAACCTGCGCGGTCTACGGTCGAGAGGGCCGCACCGGCGCCCGCGAGCGCCAAACCATCGGTTTCGAGACCATTCGCGCCGGCGATATTGTCGGCGAGCACACGGTCATGTTTGCCGCGGATGGCGAGCGGGTAGAGATCACCCATAAGGCCACCAGCCGCATGAACTTTGCCCGTGGCGCGGTGCGCGCCGCCGGCTGGGTGGCCGGTCGTGGCCCCGGTGTGTACGACATGATGGACGTGCTGGCGCTGCGTGACTGA
- the carA gene encoding glutamine-hydrolyzing carbamoyl-phosphate synthase small subunit — protein sequence MTVPAILALEDGSIFRGVSIGATGQAAGEVVFNTSLTGYQEILTDPSYAQQIVTLTYPHIGNTGVNSEDQESPRIWATGLVIRDLSMTVSSWRAEQSLPDYLAAQGVIGIADIDTRRLTRILREKGAQSGAILAGDGVTEEAALAAARGFAGLAGMDLAKVVSTAEQYQWQSGGWTLGEGYHEPEDSRFHVVAYDYGAKRNILRMLVDRGCRLTVVPAQTPASEVLALQPDGVFLSNGPGDPEPCTYAISAIQELLEQGLPLFGICLGHQLLALASGAQTRKMKFGHHGANHPVQDLDDRTVMITSQNHGFDVDPDSLPDTLRVTHVSLFDGSLQGIHRTDKPAFSFQGHPEAGPGPQDAAPLFDHFIELMEAHRAG from the coding sequence TTGACGGTACCGGCCATTTTGGCGCTGGAAGACGGCAGCATCTTCCGCGGCGTCTCCATCGGCGCCACGGGACAAGCCGCAGGTGAAGTGGTGTTCAACACTTCCCTCACCGGCTATCAGGAGATCCTGACCGATCCATCTTATGCCCAGCAAATTGTCACCCTGACCTACCCACACATCGGCAACACCGGCGTCAATTCGGAAGACCAGGAATCCCCCCGCATCTGGGCCACCGGCTTGGTGATCCGCGATCTGTCCATGACCGTCAGCAGCTGGCGAGCCGAGCAATCACTGCCGGACTACTTGGCTGCGCAGGGCGTGATCGGCATTGCCGACATCGACACCCGCCGACTGACCCGCATTCTGCGTGAGAAAGGCGCGCAAAGCGGTGCCATTTTGGCCGGCGACGGCGTCACCGAAGAAGCTGCGCTGGCTGCGGCCCGCGGCTTTGCTGGCCTGGCTGGCATGGATCTCGCCAAAGTGGTCAGCACCGCTGAGCAGTACCAGTGGCAGAGCGGTGGCTGGACCCTCGGTGAGGGCTACCACGAGCCCGAAGACAGCCGCTTCCACGTGGTGGCTTACGACTACGGCGCCAAGCGCAACATCCTGCGCATGTTGGTGGACCGCGGTTGCCGCCTGACGGTGGTGCCGGCGCAAACGCCTGCCAGCGAGGTGTTGGCGCTGCAGCCGGACGGCGTGTTCCTGTCCAATGGCCCTGGCGATCCAGAGCCTTGCACCTACGCCATCAGCGCTATTCAGGAGCTGTTGGAGCAAGGGCTGCCGCTGTTCGGTATCTGCCTTGGTCATCAGCTGTTGGCGCTGGCCAGTGGTGCCCAGACCCGCAAGATGAAATTCGGTCACCACGGTGCCAACCATCCGGTGCAGGATCTCGACGACCGCACGGTGATGATCACCAGCCAGAACCACGGTTTTGATGTGGACCCCGACAGCCTGCCGGACACGCTGCGCGTGACCCATGTGTCGCTGTTCGATGGCTCGCTGCAGGGCATCCACCGCACCGATAAGCCGGCTTTCAGCTTCCAGGGTCATCCGGAAGCCGGGCCGGGGCCGCAAGATGCGGCACCATTGTTCGATCATTTCATCGAACTGATGGAGGCGCATCGCGCCGGTTGA
- a CDS encoding Na+/H+ antiporter subunit C: MELILAIAIGVLSGAGVYLLLRPRTFQVIMGLSLLSYAVNLFIFAMGGLNRHLSPVITEAGGPYADPVPQALVLTAIVIGFAMTALFLVVLLAARGLTGTDHVDGKEEDSE; the protein is encoded by the coding sequence ATGGAACTGATATTGGCGATTGCCATCGGTGTGCTCAGCGGCGCCGGTGTGTACCTGCTGCTACGGCCGCGGACCTTCCAGGTAATCATGGGCCTGTCGCTGCTGTCCTATGCGGTGAACCTGTTCATCTTTGCCATGGGCGGCCTCAACCGCCATCTGTCGCCGGTGATCACTGAGGCCGGCGGTCCCTATGCCGATCCGGTGCCGCAGGCGTTGGTGTTGACCGCCATCGTGATCGGCTTTGCCATGACCGCCCTGTTCTTGGTGGTGCTGCTGGCCGCGCGCGGCCTTACCGGTACTGACCATGTGGACGGCAAAGAGGAGGACAGCGAATGA
- the mnhG gene encoding monovalent cation/H(+) antiporter subunit G yields MSLSAVPLALAIPVGLLLVLAAVLALSGGMGLVRLSNFYQRIHGPSMIHTLAAGCVLIASMLYFSVQFGRPVLQELLITVMVLMTAPVTTMMLMQAAVSRDRRAKRDLVPPRPGSTEGDICTGEHED; encoded by the coding sequence ATGAGCTTGTCTGCGGTACCGCTGGCGCTGGCGATCCCGGTGGGTCTGTTGCTGGTGTTGGCGGCAGTGCTGGCGTTGTCCGGCGGCATGGGCTTGGTGCGGCTGTCCAATTTCTATCAGCGCATCCATGGCCCCTCGATGATCCACACCCTGGCCGCCGGCTGTGTACTGATCGCCTCGATGTTGTATTTCTCGGTGCAGTTCGGTCGCCCAGTGCTGCAGGAGTTGCTGATCACGGTGATGGTGCTGATGACCGCGCCGGTAACCACCATGATGTTGATGCAGGCGGCGGTCTCCCGCGATCGGCGTGCCAAGCGCGATCTGGTGCCGCCGCGTCCAGGCAGTACCGAGGGCGACATCTGCACCGGTGAGCACGAAGATTGA